The proteins below come from a single Miscanthus floridulus cultivar M001 chromosome 1, ASM1932011v1, whole genome shotgun sequence genomic window:
- the LOC136506074 gene encoding F-box/LRR-repeat protein At5g02910-like, protein MVGRRRGALPPGPRRVTRSQSRVDRISALPDDLLLQVLTRLRCARTAARTGFLARRWRRVWTGLPEVSFRGLAPDAIHAALARVTRTSLEAIDIHVSRGTGHRALDAGSVTSLLHAAAGRSPVKLTLTIPVFLYFTVDLPRFDFATSIELDVRDVCFALPTATEFPKLETLSLSGCIMDLSALVPRCPRLRVLSVRTPHEVDTITVHSASLQELVVSTSRFTSTIDIVAPALRKLTLALEFRGIDNSLSVVAPMVEEVTWRCSYYMYAGIGKMWRVSSLKVRAVEKMELTDDDEGSHQPRRAHVLSLDILDTPYPSQRDFAEELKKIPVTTFSVLELKISTWGHVLGPLLLNLLRICTAVQRLELDVVLVDTPQVQVTKSWWSCKERCPCQENNREWRTKTTISVIDLTEVEIKGLKGGEEEIHFLKLLFRCAPMLQTMTLKLSDEVTDDWYNIFLDTVQEYPSVNSNVFLIMKQNKVQPLPSGNGPQLK, encoded by the exons ATGGTAGGCCGACGCCGTGGTGCGCTGCCGCCCGGGCCTCGCCGTGTCACACGGTCCCAGAGCCGGGTGGACCGCATCAGCGCACTCCCGGACGACCTGCTCCTCCAGGTCCTCACCCGCCTCCGCTGCGCCCGCACCGCCGCGCGCACTGGCTTTCTCGCCCGCCGGTGGCGCCGGGTCTGGACAGGCCTCCCGGAGGTCTCCTTCCGCGGGCTCGCGCCCGACGCGATACACGCGGCGCTCGCCCGGGTGACCCGCACTTCGCTGGAGGCCATCGACATCCACGTCTCCAGGGGCACGGGACATCGCGCGCTGGACGCGGGCAGCGTCACCTCCTTGCTCCACGCCGCCGCGGGTCGGTCGCCGGTGAAGCTCACCCTCACCATCCCGGTGTTCCTATACTTCACGGTCGACCTGCCCCGCTTCGATTTCGCCACATCGATCGAGCTGGACGTGCGGGACGTCTGCTTTGCCCTGCCGACGGCGACGGAGTTCCCCAAGCTGGAGACGCTGTCCCTCTCGGGCTGCATCATGGACCTCTCCGCCTTGGTGCCCCGCTGCCCGCGCCTGCGCGTTCTCAGCGTCAGGACTCCGCACGAGGTGGACACGATCACGGTGCACTCGGCGTCGCTCCAGGAGCTCGTCGTGAGCACGTCCCGGTTCACGTCCACCATCGACATCGTGGCCCCCGCGCTCAGGAAGCTGACGCTGGCCTTGGAGTTCAGGGGCATAGACAACAGCTTGTCGGTGGTGGCACCAATGGTGGAGGAGGTCACTTGGCGGTGCTCGTACTACATGTATGCTGGGATTGGCAAAATGTGGCGCGTCAGTTCCCTCAAAGTACGGGCGGTGGAGAAGATGGAGCTCACCGACGACGACGAGGGTAGCCATCAGCCCCGTCGTGCCCATGTCCTGTCGCTGGACATACTTGAC ACCCCTTATCCTTCACAGAGGGATTTTGCAgaagaattgaagaaaatccCTGTTACCACCTTCTCTGTCCTAGAGCTGAAGATCTCAACATGGGGCCATGTTCTTGGACCACTGCTGTTGAACCTGCTTCGGATTTGCACTGCAGTGCAAAGGCTTGAGCTTGACGTGGTTCTTGTGGATACCCCGCAG GTGCAAGTGACAAAGTCTTGGTGGTCTTGCAAAGAACGGTGTCCTTGTCAGGAGAATAATAGGGAATGGAGAACTAAAACTACTATCTCCGTGATCGATCTCACAGAAGTGGAGATCAAAGGACTCAAAGGCGGCGAGGAGGAAATCCATTTCCTCAAATTGCTCTTCAGATGTGCACCGATGCTTCAGACGATGACTCTGAAACTGTCTGACGAGGTCACTGATGACTGGTACAACATATTCCTCGACACCGTCCAGGAGTACCCTTCTGTGAACTCCAATGTTTTTTTAATAATGAAACAAAACAAGGTCCAGCCTCTACCGTCCGGGAACGGTCCACAGCTGAAGTGA